In Synergistaceae bacterium, the following proteins share a genomic window:
- a CDS encoding type II secretion system GspH family protein, whose product MRRLRAFTFLELLISMIIMGILGAVVLTSLYIFYGMFFQTRDYAGGRGDIEYVFQWLGREITNVSLGMPNNRRREGSFAEAFTGIGGSDPVMAYMGKISEDWGGPITLASFDPVSPPRSPALLGPMSSSGTMVDSPRLDLDSSGNVYVGPQLYYAWAFPFTMETSKHFIKVGNPNSSDVIITDASREAGVIEGIVSGDVSAMYWNGNSVPSLTFHFALPNAVQRLQNFTLDGQNVSLQVSNGRDVRSWVIFPTLRVPMLVRGISPGSTGTQTLALRMAPGSSTAMPLEGLLGGFEEVYGVRVARLYVDQNRRLVQEVFGSDFTDGDTSRINILAYNVAGMYFRFDVRNRLLTMYLAMRGEELDSAARGTPPAWPSFAAPFSEADKRFRIITQSMTWRIRN is encoded by the coding sequence TTGCGGCGTTTGCGCGCCTTTACATTTCTTGAACTGCTGATATCCATGATCATCATGGGTATTTTGGGAGCAGTGGTGCTCACCTCTCTGTATATTTTTTATGGAATGTTTTTTCAGACGCGGGATTACGCCGGCGGACGGGGTGACATCGAATACGTGTTCCAGTGGCTGGGGCGGGAGATCACCAACGTCTCTCTGGGTATGCCCAACAACAGGCGCAGAGAGGGTTCCTTCGCCGAGGCGTTCACGGGTATCGGCGGTTCCGATCCGGTGATGGCCTATATGGGCAAAATCAGTGAAGACTGGGGCGGCCCCATCACTCTGGCCTCCTTCGACCCGGTCTCGCCTCCCAGATCCCCGGCGCTTTTGGGGCCCATGTCGTCGAGCGGCACCATGGTGGACTCTCCAAGGCTGGACCTGGACTCAAGCGGCAACGTTTACGTGGGGCCTCAGCTTTATTACGCCTGGGCGTTTCCGTTTACGATGGAGACCTCAAAGCACTTCATCAAGGTGGGAAATCCGAATTCCAGCGACGTGATTATTACGGATGCCAGCCGGGAGGCTGGGGTAATTGAGGGAATCGTGAGCGGCGATGTCAGCGCCATGTACTGGAACGGAAATTCAGTGCCCTCTCTGACGTTCCATTTTGCCCTGCCGAACGCCGTCCAGAGGCTTCAGAACTTCACGCTGGACGGACAAAACGTCAGTTTGCAGGTTTCGAACGGCCGTGACGTCCGCTCCTGGGTGATTTTCCCCACCCTGCGCGTTCCCATGCTGGTGCGGGGGATTTCTCCCGGCTCTACGGGCACTCAGACTCTGGCGCTTCGCATGGCCCCCGGAAGCAGCACGGCCATGCCTCTGGAAGGTCTTCTGGGCGGCTTCGAGGAAGTCTACGGCGTGAGGGTTGCCCGTCTTTACGTGGACCAGAACCGGCGTCTGGTGCAGGAGGTTTTCGGGTCGGATTTCACCGACGGAGACACGAGCCGCATCAACATTCTTGCCTACAACGTGGCGGGAATGTATTTCCGTTTTGACGTGAGAAATCGTCTTTTGACGATGTATCTTGCCATGAGGGGAGAGGAGCTGGACTCCGCCGCCAGAGGGACGCCTCCGGCCTGGCCTTCCTTCGCGGCTCCCTTTTCGGAGGCTGACAAAAGGTTTCGTATCATTACGCAGAGTATGACCTGGAGGATAAGAAATTGA
- a CDS encoding WG repeat-containing protein, with product MKIIKKFELFLFLFLSFLFFPFTERGWSLESDSEGLDWLLSPRYERAERFSEGLAAVMSGGRWGYIDPRGRWVASPRLSEAKPHQEGLAPVSVEGKWGFMDLKGRMVISPDYLAAGPFSEGLAAVRSGDRWGYVNTLGKRVISADFDVAGEFYQNRAAVSMDGRWGFIDSRGQWVVLPLYEGAWPFAEDRAAVRNGGKIGFLDASGAPVIPAGFDAVFQGRVYSDGLAGVARGSQWGFIDRDGRWVVPPVYDRVWSFSHGLAAVRRGKKWGYISTAGKLEIEAAFDDALSFSEGVASVSFRDRWGYINRRGVWVMAPVFLEALPFSEGLAPARGTDGRWGYVGRRLTPLFGAAFSSAGSFSGGIAAVGYRGKKYYINLAGRLAFAKEFQDGGDFSGALAPVASGDRWGYIDRKGELRIPFHFEAAGVFSEGEGEGEKRRLAPVRLKNRWGYIDEKGNWVVKNSYSCAWPFSEGLAAVQSGKKIGYIDTKGRVIIKPRFDVPPAGAPGSFSEGLAAVLTGGRTGFIDRSGKILIRASFLPWKTEAPRFRSGMAQVESEKGRLSFIDREGKFLELLHKKELPRAAASSGNPGAPVPFRSENGGWGFLDVVTGTIFIPPLFDAVLPFQENRTAVSRDGRWWYIARPDE from the coding sequence ATGAAAATCATAAAAAAGTTCGAGTTATTTCTGTTTTTATTTCTGTCCTTTCTTTTTTTTCCCTTCACTGAAAGGGGATGGAGCCTGGAAAGCGATTCCGAGGGGCTGGACTGGCTGCTTTCCCCCCGTTACGAGCGGGCCGAGCGTTTCTCGGAAGGCCTTGCCGCGGTCATGTCCGGCGGACGGTGGGGCTATATCGATCCCAGGGGACGATGGGTGGCGTCTCCCCGTCTGTCGGAGGCGAAACCCCATCAGGAAGGCCTTGCCCCCGTGTCGGTGGAGGGAAAGTGGGGATTTATGGATTTGAAGGGGCGGATGGTCATCAGCCCCGACTACCTCGCCGCGGGGCCCTTCAGCGAGGGTCTGGCCGCCGTGCGCTCGGGGGACCGGTGGGGATACGTGAACACCCTGGGGAAGCGGGTCATCTCCGCCGATTTCGACGTGGCGGGAGAATTTTATCAAAATCGCGCGGCCGTATCGATGGATGGACGATGGGGCTTTATCGATTCCCGTGGACAGTGGGTGGTGCTGCCGCTGTACGAGGGAGCCTGGCCCTTCGCGGAGGACCGTGCCGCCGTGCGCAACGGAGGAAAGATCGGTTTTCTCGATGCCTCCGGCGCGCCGGTCATTCCCGCCGGTTTCGACGCCGTCTTTCAGGGACGGGTTTACTCGGACGGGCTGGCCGGAGTCGCCAGGGGAAGTCAGTGGGGCTTTATCGATCGCGACGGGCGCTGGGTCGTGCCGCCGGTTTACGACAGGGTATGGAGCTTCAGCCACGGCCTGGCCGCCGTGCGTCGAGGGAAAAAATGGGGGTATATTTCCACTGCCGGAAAACTGGAAATCGAGGCCGCCTTCGACGACGCGCTGAGTTTTTCGGAGGGAGTGGCGAGCGTCTCCTTTCGGGACCGCTGGGGCTATATCAACCGCAGAGGCGTTTGGGTGATGGCCCCCGTGTTCCTGGAGGCCCTGCCTTTTTCCGAGGGACTGGCGCCGGCCCGGGGAACCGACGGGCGGTGGGGATACGTGGGGAGGAGGCTGACGCCGCTTTTCGGCGCGGCATTCTCGTCTGCCGGGTCCTTTTCTGGTGGAATTGCCGCCGTCGGTTACAGGGGCAAAAAGTACTACATCAACCTGGCGGGCCGTCTGGCTTTTGCGAAAGAGTTTCAGGACGGCGGGGATTTTTCCGGGGCTCTTGCGCCGGTGGCCTCCGGGGACCGCTGGGGGTATATCGACCGGAAGGGCGAGCTGCGCATTCCTTTTCACTTCGAAGCCGCCGGGGTTTTCAGCGAAGGCGAAGGAGAGGGAGAAAAGAGACGCCTGGCCCCGGTGCGTCTGAAAAATCGGTGGGGCTACATCGACGAAAAGGGGAACTGGGTCGTCAAAAACAGCTACTCCTGCGCCTGGCCTTTCAGCGAAGGGCTGGCAGCCGTTCAGTCGGGGAAAAAGATTGGATACATCGACACGAAGGGACGGGTCATAATAAAACCCCGTTTCGACGTTCCCCCGGCCGGAGCGCCCGGGAGCTTTTCCGAAGGGCTGGCGGCGGTTTTGACCGGCGGTCGTACGGGGTTTATCGATCGCAGTGGCAAAATCCTCATCCGGGCGTCATTTCTGCCCTGGAAAACGGAGGCCCCCCGCTTTCGATCGGGCATGGCCCAGGTGGAGTCCGAAAAGGGACGGTTGAGCTTTATCGACCGTGAGGGGAAATTTTTGGAGCTCCTCCATAAAAAAGAGCTGCCTCGGGCCGCCGCGTCTTCAGGGAACCCCGGCGCTCCTGTCCCCTTCCGGTCCGAGAACGGCGGCTGGGGATTTCTCGACGTCGTAACCGGAACGATCTTCATCCCTCCGCTCTTCGACGCGGTGCTTCCCTTTCAGGAGAACAGAACGGCCGTCAGCCGCGACGGACGCTGGTGGTATATCGCCCGTCCGGACGAATAG
- a CDS encoding PAS domain-containing protein — MAACLDVLPFINTLPDSVLILGKERGNIIGANDVFLRHTGLTQESVRTSRLLDLPFFSRVNRRHLLRIYVKALRGVSGRETMPIQYVTPGQNLKNVIAMATRFESDGETYVTFTFREPSGPEETAVDANSWENCLKLTCEPYMEFRPVSPLVPPLELEDRLSFLTMAGDTLRVKYANAAAVDLFDREKGTLADRTFISFFKKEEDALRFLDMLSVVGQMKAETIVAVGADQVAEVEVNCVVHFDDNGGIEALYCSQRDLSSARRYEAIIGGSRVETDFTFNQPFMGVAYLVPVPHPLERPNPQNVEASLDAMLDQILITRANHAMMTLYESDRAKFMMKPMRELFPDTALARKVLKELFVIRTSSAAIYESNERDLRYVTVFRAIFDEADRLNGIMMIASKYEQGFQARYNNKPETHAPSLDLV, encoded by the coding sequence ATGGCCGCCTGTCTGGACGTACTGCCTTTCATCAACACGTTGCCGGACTCCGTGCTGATACTCGGTAAAGAACGGGGAAACATCATTGGAGCCAATGATGTGTTCCTTCGGCATACCGGATTGACCCAGGAGTCCGTTCGTACCTCCAGGCTGTTGGATCTTCCCTTTTTCTCACGGGTCAACCGGCGTCACCTGCTGCGGATTTACGTCAAGGCCCTGCGAGGCGTCAGTGGACGGGAAACCATGCCCATCCAGTACGTCACCCCGGGGCAGAACCTCAAAAACGTCATCGCCATGGCAACCCGCTTCGAGTCGGATGGGGAAACGTACGTCACCTTCACTTTCCGGGAACCTTCGGGCCCGGAAGAAACGGCGGTGGACGCCAACTCCTGGGAGAACTGCCTGAAACTGACCTGCGAGCCCTACATGGAATTTCGTCCCGTCTCTCCCCTCGTTCCGCCTCTGGAGCTGGAGGACCGGCTTTCGTTTTTGACCATGGCGGGAGATACCCTGCGGGTCAAATACGCCAACGCCGCCGCCGTGGATCTGTTTGACCGGGAAAAAGGCACTCTGGCGGACAGAACTTTCATTTCATTTTTCAAAAAAGAAGAAGACGCTCTTCGTTTTCTGGACATGCTTTCCGTGGTGGGCCAGATGAAGGCCGAGACGATCGTGGCCGTTGGGGCGGATCAGGTCGCGGAGGTGGAGGTCAACTGCGTCGTTCACTTCGACGACAACGGAGGAATTGAGGCGCTCTACTGCAGCCAGCGGGACCTTTCAAGCGCCAGACGCTACGAGGCCATCATCGGAGGCAGCCGCGTGGAGACGGATTTTACCTTCAACCAGCCTTTCATGGGTGTGGCCTACCTTGTTCCCGTGCCCCATCCTCTGGAGCGGCCGAATCCCCAGAACGTGGAGGCCAGCCTTGACGCCATGCTGGATCAGATTTTGATTACCCGGGCCAACCACGCCATGATGACGCTTTACGAGTCGGACAGGGCGAAGTTCATGATGAAGCCCATGCGGGAGCTTTTTCCGGATACCGCTCTGGCTCGAAAGGTGCTGAAGGAGCTTTTCGTCATCCGGACGTCGTCGGCCGCCATCTACGAATCCAACGAACGGGACCTTCGGTACGTCACCGTTTTTCGCGCGATTTTCGACGAAGCCGACCGGCTCAACGGCATCATGATGATCGCCTCGAAGTACGAACAGGGCTTCCAGGCCCGCTACAACAACAAACCGGAAACGCATGCTCCCTCGCTGGATTTGGTGTAA
- the ftcD gene encoding glutamate formimidoyltransferase produces MPKLVECVPNFSEGQRPEVVSAIVDAARAVPEVRVLDYSSDPAHNRTVLTFVGEPQAVKKAAFDCCAKAAELIDMEKHRGGHPRIGATDVIPFIPVVGVTMEECVALAHDLGKEIADKLSIPIYFYEAAAKRPQMKALPDVRKGEYEGLKEAIKTPERAPDEGPHAMHPTAGATVVGARPFLVAFNINLDTPNVSLAKKIAQTIRAARGGYVNCRAIGLLLDDQEISQVSINMTDYTSTPLHRVFETVKSEAARYGINVVGSEVIGLTPMQALIDAAEFYLRLEGFKRDQILEARLLEE; encoded by the coding sequence ATGCCTAAATTAGTGGAATGCGTCCCCAACTTCAGCGAGGGACAGCGTCCGGAGGTTGTCAGCGCCATTGTTGACGCGGCGCGGGCCGTTCCGGAGGTCAGAGTGCTGGATTATTCGTCCGACCCCGCTCACAATCGCACGGTTCTTACTTTTGTCGGAGAGCCTCAGGCCGTTAAGAAAGCGGCCTTCGACTGCTGCGCGAAAGCCGCGGAACTGATCGACATGGAAAAGCACAGAGGCGGCCATCCTCGTATTGGCGCCACGGACGTCATTCCGTTCATTCCTGTCGTGGGCGTGACGATGGAGGAGTGCGTCGCCCTGGCTCACGACCTGGGGAAGGAAATCGCGGATAAGCTCTCCATTCCGATTTATTTCTACGAGGCCGCGGCGAAACGTCCTCAGATGAAGGCGCTTCCCGACGTGAGAAAAGGGGAGTACGAGGGGTTGAAGGAGGCCATAAAGACTCCGGAGCGCGCGCCGGACGAGGGGCCTCATGCCATGCATCCCACGGCGGGAGCCACGGTGGTGGGGGCGCGTCCGTTCCTGGTGGCCTTCAACATCAACCTGGACACGCCCAACGTGTCTCTGGCGAAAAAAATCGCCCAGACGATCCGGGCGGCCCGGGGAGGGTACGTGAACTGCCGCGCCATCGGGCTGCTTCTGGACGACCAGGAGATCTCCCAGGTCTCCATCAATATGACGGATTATACGTCCACTCCGCTGCACCGGGTGTTCGAGACGGTGAAATCCGAGGCGGCCCGCTACGGGATCAACGTGGTGGGCAGCGAGGTAATCGGCCTCACCCCCATGCAGGCCCTGATCGACGCCGCGGAGTTCTACCTGCGCCTCGAAGGGTTTAAGCGGGATCAGATTCTGGAGGCCCGTCTGCTGGAAGAATAA
- a CDS encoding CapA family protein — MKRMRLTLIWVVLCGLILCPSLTSGAEPRFRAVFVGDIMAHREQLDGARRGKGVWDFKPQFRRVKPLFSDALAVGNLETVFAGEKSGFAGYPSFNTPDSLAEALTDLGVKVLTLANNHILDRGVTGASRTIDVLDSADIFWTGLSRGEIEPDEPLVLEYAGLRWAFASWSYGSNRVLASGDVRLNTISAEAVQRGLDRARLASPDILVACFHWGEEYRYVPTRSQREIAALCVENGVDLVIGTHPHVLQPIEIVSSGGKRHLVVWSLGNFVSYQRTLPRERSCVLAVDFEKLQDGGLVLSRVSVAPTRVSVTRREGRYLCEVVCGGESDRFNHAGLPASELKLLRKASRAVLDFLGASGEADEEGFYTLWDLRSPDVLPKGRIKSPL, encoded by the coding sequence ATGAAAAGAATGCGGCTGACGTTGATCTGGGTCGTTTTGTGCGGCCTGATATTGTGTCCTTCCCTGACCTCCGGAGCGGAACCGCGCTTTCGGGCAGTTTTCGTGGGAGACATCATGGCCCACCGGGAACAGCTGGACGGAGCCCGCCGGGGGAAGGGAGTCTGGGACTTCAAACCGCAGTTTCGTCGGGTGAAGCCCCTTTTCTCGGATGCTCTGGCGGTGGGCAACCTGGAAACGGTTTTCGCTGGAGAGAAGAGCGGTTTTGCCGGTTATCCCTCCTTCAACACGCCGGATTCTCTCGCGGAGGCGCTGACGGATCTGGGGGTGAAGGTTCTCACTCTGGCGAACAACCACATTCTGGACCGGGGAGTGACGGGCGCCTCGCGGACCATCGACGTTCTGGACAGCGCGGACATCTTTTGGACGGGGCTGAGCCGAGGGGAAATCGAGCCCGACGAGCCCCTGGTTCTGGAGTACGCCGGGCTGAGATGGGCCTTTGCCTCCTGGAGCTATGGCAGCAACCGCGTCCTGGCCTCCGGCGACGTCCGTCTGAACACGATCTCCGCTGAAGCGGTGCAGCGGGGACTGGACCGTGCCCGTCTGGCGTCCCCCGATATTCTGGTGGCCTGTTTTCACTGGGGAGAGGAGTATCGTTATGTCCCCACGCGGAGCCAAAGGGAAATCGCCGCGCTCTGCGTGGAAAACGGCGTAGACCTCGTGATCGGAACCCACCCTCACGTTTTGCAGCCCATCGAAATTGTCTCCTCCGGCGGCAAACGACATCTCGTCGTCTGGTCTCTGGGGAACTTCGTCTCCTACCAGCGGACCCTGCCCCGTGAACGAAGCTGCGTTCTGGCAGTGGATTTCGAAAAACTTCAGGACGGCGGTCTGGTTCTTTCCCGGGTTTCCGTCGCTCCCACACGGGTCTCCGTCACTCGAAGAGAAGGACGGTACCTGTGCGAGGTGGTCTGCGGAGGGGAGAGCGACCGCTTCAACCACGCGGGGCTTCCGGCTTCGGAACTGAAGCTGCTGAGAAAGGCGAGCCGGGCCGTTCTGGATTTTCTGGGGGCCAGTGGCGAGGCGGACGAGGAGGGCTTTTACACGCTGTGGGACCTGCGTTCACCGGACGTTTTGCCAAAGGGGCGCATCAAATCTCCCCTGTGA